The DNA segment CTGAAGGTTGTTGCGCCACGGTTATGTGCGTCATAGAGGCAAGTAAGCAAAACAATAAACATCTTTTCATAAGCATGTATTGATTGCTGTAAGCTACTCTTTTTCACAGGCAAATCTTTATGCAATCGTTTGATAGATTTTATGAGCCAGGCTGTATTACTACTATGAAGCTTTCGTTGCATCGCACTCTTGTGCTGAATAACTTTATTCAACACATTTACAGTTTGGTTTTATTTGTTTGTGCCGCTGGAAGATTGCAGATGTAACACCTTCGATCCGCATCGCTGCAGTCGCCATGAAAACCGAACGTACAAGTGAGTGACACAACCGGCGATGCCATGAAATACTACTGCTGGTATCCAAAAACTAAGAATAAAAAATGGTCTGACGGTCTCCGTCAGACCATTAAACAAAAACCCCGCTCATTACTGAACGGGGCTTCCTATCACTTATTACTTAAAACTTATTACTACACGCTAGTCTTCAATCTTCACTTTGCCTTTGTTCTTTGCCATCACTTCTTCTGCAATGTTGTTTGGTGCAGGTGAATAGTGGCTAAACTCCATGGTAGAAGTTGCACGGCCTGAAGAAAGCGAACGTAACTGTGTTACATAACCAAACATTTCACTCAATGGAACTTTGGCTTTAATAACCTGTGCATTACCACGGCTATCCATGCCTTCCAGCATACCACGACGACGGTTAAGGTCACCTGTTACATCACCCATGTATTGGTCTGGAGTGATAACTTCTACTTTCATGATCGGTTCAAGCAAAGTTGGTTTTGCTTTACGGCCAGCTTCACGGAAACCAGATTTTGCACAAAGTTCAAAAGACATAGAGTCAGAATCCACATCATGGTAGCTACCATCAAATATGCGGATCTTCATATCTCTTACAGGGTAACCTGCAAGCACACCTGTACTCATAGAAGTTTCAAAACCTTTCATGATCGCAGGAATGAACTCTTTAGGTATAGAACCACCAAAGATGTCGTTTATAAATTGGAAGTGCTTGCCTTCATTTTCTTTCAGCCACTCAGCATCAGCAGGTCCTATTTCAAACTGTATGTCGGCGAATTTACCGCGACCACCAGATTGTTTTTTCAGGATCTCACGGTGCGTTATGGTATTGGCAAATGCTTCTTTATAAGCAACCTGTGGCGCACCTTGGTTCACTTCTACTTTAAACTCACGTCTCATACGGTCTACGATGATCTCCAGGTGAAGCTCACCCATACCACGTAAAATTGTTTGACCGGTATCTTCATCTGTATTTACACGCAGTGTAGGATCTTCTTCTACCAGCTTTGCAATGGCCATACCCATTCTGTCAACGTCTGCCTGTGTTTTAGGCTCAACGGCGATAGCAATTACCGGCTCAGGAATAAACATGTTTTCCAGCGTGATAGGATGGTTTTCATCACACAATGTATCACCGGTTTTGATTTCTTTAAAACCTACTGCTGCTGCAATATCACCAGCTTCGATGAAATCGATCGGGTTTTGCTTGTTGGCAAACATTTTCATGATACGGCTGATACGCTCTTTCTTGCCACTTCTTACGTTCAATACATAAGAACCGGCATCAAGGTGACCGCTATAACAACGAAAGAACGCCAAACGACCAACGAAAGGATCGGTCATAATTTTAAACGCCAACGCTGCGAATGGTTCTTTGGGATCTGGCTTGCGTACCAGTTCTTCACCTGTAGAAGGATCTGTACCTTTAATGGCTTCAATATCAACAGGAGAAGGCAGGTAGCGGCAAACAGCATCCAGTGCAGTTTGTACACCTTTATTCTTGAAAGATGAACCGCACATCATTGGTACAATGCTAAGGTCGATACACGCTTTGCGTATCGCCTCATGCACTTCATTCTCAGAAATAGATGTTGGGTCATCAAAGAATTTCTCTAATAATTTATCATCATATTCAGCTACTGCTTCTATCAGGTTTTGCCTCCACTCTTCAGCTTCAGCCTGCATATCTGCCGGAATAGGAATTTCTTTGTAAGTCATACCCTCTGTAGCATCATCCCATATAATACCTTTCATGGTAATAAGGTCAACAACACCTTTAAAGTTGTCTTCTGCACCAATAGGTAACTGCAATGGAACTGCTTTCGCACCCAGCATTTCTTTAACCTGTGCAACTACCATCAGGAAGTCAGCACCGCTGCGGTCCATTTTGTTTACAAAGCCAATACGTGGTACGCTGTAACGGTTAGCCTGGCGCCAAACTGTTTCAGACTGAGGTTCTACGCCGTCAACTGCTGAGAACAATGCAATAAGGCCATCCAGTACACGCATAGAACGCTCTACCTCAACGGTAAAGTCAACGTGGCCGGGAGTATCAATAATATTAAAGTAGTATTTCTTGGTGTCCGG comes from the Panacibacter microcysteis genome and includes:
- the fusA gene encoding elongation factor G, which encodes MADLRLQRNFGIAAHIDAGKTTTTERILRYTGMIHRIGEVHEGAATTDWMEQEKERGITITSAAVSCQWAFPTDKGTQTPDTKKYYFNIIDTPGHVDFTVEVERSMRVLDGLIALFSAVDGVEPQSETVWRQANRYSVPRIGFVNKMDRSGADFLMVVAQVKEMLGAKAVPLQLPIGAEDNFKGVVDLITMKGIIWDDATEGMTYKEIPIPADMQAEAEEWRQNLIEAVAEYDDKLLEKFFDDPTSISENEVHEAIRKACIDLSIVPMMCGSSFKNKGVQTALDAVCRYLPSPVDIEAIKGTDPSTGEELVRKPDPKEPFAALAFKIMTDPFVGRLAFFRCYSGHLDAGSYVLNVRSGKKERISRIMKMFANKQNPIDFIEAGDIAAAVGFKEIKTGDTLCDENHPITLENMFIPEPVIAIAVEPKTQADVDRMGMAIAKLVEEDPTLRVNTDEDTGQTILRGMGELHLEIIVDRMRREFKVEVNQGAPQVAYKEAFANTITHREILKKQSGGRGKFADIQFEIGPADAEWLKENEGKHFQFINDIFGGSIPKEFIPAIMKGFETSMSTGVLAGYPVRDMKIRIFDGSYHDVDSDSMSFELCAKSGFREAGRKAKPTLLEPIMKVEVITPDQYMGDVTGDLNRRRGMLEGMDSRGNAQVIKAKVPLSEMFGYVTQLRSLSSGRATSTMEFSHYSPAPNNIAEEVMAKNKGKVKIED